In Nonomuraea sp. NBC_00507, the following are encoded in one genomic region:
- a CDS encoding carbohydrate ABC transporter permease, whose amino-acid sequence MPALLFFVAFGVIPLIGVFWLSFTTWDGLGEIRMSGFDSWRAVLTDPGLPHALWVTFLVTALSWAVQTPASILLGTFLAGFQRYRAVLSVVYFIPLLLSSAAIAITFKALLDPNFGLGAGLGIPILVQDWLGEPVLAFSVVIFVVSWQFIPFHSLIYQGGVRQIPRSMYEAAELDGAGRVRMFFSITLPQLKYTIITSSTLMVAGSLVFFDLIFVLTAGGPGDTTRVLALDMYKRGYMANLMGPASAIAVILVLVGLALALLLRRIGGRDQTHSQLEGV is encoded by the coding sequence ATGCCGGCCCTGCTGTTCTTCGTCGCCTTCGGCGTGATCCCGCTCATCGGGGTGTTCTGGCTCAGCTTCACGACCTGGGACGGGCTCGGCGAGATCCGCATGTCCGGCTTCGACAGCTGGCGCGCCGTGCTCACCGATCCCGGGCTGCCGCACGCGTTGTGGGTGACGTTCCTGGTCACCGCCCTGTCGTGGGCGGTGCAGACGCCGGCGAGCATCCTGCTCGGCACGTTCCTGGCCGGCTTCCAGCGCTATCGCGCGGTGCTCTCGGTGGTGTACTTCATCCCGCTGCTGCTCAGCTCCGCCGCCATCGCGATCACGTTCAAGGCGCTGCTCGACCCGAACTTCGGGCTCGGCGCCGGACTGGGGATCCCGATCCTCGTGCAGGACTGGCTCGGCGAGCCCGTCCTCGCCTTCAGCGTCGTGATCTTCGTGGTGTCGTGGCAGTTCATCCCGTTCCACTCGCTGATCTACCAGGGTGGCGTGCGCCAGATCCCGCGCTCGATGTACGAGGCCGCCGAGCTCGACGGCGCCGGCCGGGTCCGGATGTTCTTCAGCATCACCCTGCCCCAGCTCAAGTACACGATCATCACGTCGTCGACGCTCATGGTCGCGGGCTCTCTGGTCTTCTTCGACCTGATCTTCGTGCTCACCGCGGGCGGCCCCGGCGACACCACCCGGGTGCTGGCGCTGGACATGTACAAGAGGGGATACATGGCCAACCTGATGGGCCCGGCGAGCGCGATCGCCGTCATCCTCGTCCTGGTGGGCCTGGCGCTGGCACTGCTGCTGCGCCGGATCGGCGGCCGGGACCAGACCCACAGCCAGCTGGAAGGGGTCTGA
- a CDS encoding carbohydrate ABC transporter permease, whose amino-acid sequence MTEILANTSARASAKHAAGPKRVTRRPNWLAGAASWIWLAIVIVPIYWIVITSFKLQSDYYAENPLLPPSAPTLANYQLVIESDFIRYFINSVVVTVGAVAPAVAVSFMAAYAIVRSGRGRFLRYTNSMFLMGLAIPHQATIIPVYLIIIKLGLYDTPMAMILPSIAFAIPLSVLILTNFIRDVPKELFESMRMDGASELGTLWNLALPLTRPAVVTVTIYNALTIWNGFLLPLVLTQSPEQRTLPLALWTFQGEYGINVPAVLASVLLSSLPILILYVVGRRQLLAGLTAGFGK is encoded by the coding sequence ATGACGGAGATCCTGGCGAACACCTCCGCCCGGGCCTCGGCGAAGCATGCCGCCGGCCCCAAGCGCGTGACCCGCCGCCCCAACTGGCTGGCCGGCGCGGCCTCATGGATCTGGCTGGCGATCGTGATCGTGCCGATCTACTGGATCGTCATCACCAGCTTCAAGCTTCAAAGCGACTACTACGCCGAGAACCCGCTCCTGCCGCCGTCCGCTCCCACGCTGGCCAACTATCAGCTGGTCATCGAGTCGGACTTCATCCGCTATTTCATCAACAGCGTCGTCGTCACGGTCGGCGCGGTCGCGCCCGCCGTCGCGGTGTCCTTCATGGCGGCCTACGCGATCGTCCGCAGCGGCAGAGGACGGTTCCTGCGCTACACGAACTCGATGTTCCTCATGGGACTGGCCATCCCGCACCAGGCGACGATCATCCCCGTCTACCTGATCATCATCAAGCTCGGCCTCTACGACACGCCGATGGCGATGATCCTGCCGTCGATCGCGTTCGCGATCCCGCTGTCGGTGCTCATCCTGACGAACTTCATCAGGGACGTGCCCAAGGAGCTGTTCGAGTCGATGCGGATGGACGGTGCCAGCGAGCTCGGCACGCTCTGGAACCTGGCCCTGCCCCTGACCAGGCCGGCCGTGGTGACGGTGACCATCTACAACGCGCTGACGATCTGGAACGGGTTCCTGCTGCCGCTGGTCCTCACCCAGAGCCCCGAGCAGCGCACGCTGCCGCTGGCGCTGTGGACCTTCCAGGGTGAGTACGGCATCAACGTGCCGGCTGTGCTCGCCTCCGTCCTCCTCAGCTCCCTGCCCATCCTGATCCTCTACGTGGTGGGCCGCCGCCAGCTCCTGGCCGGCCTGACCGCCGGATTCGGCAAGTGA
- a CDS encoding ABC transporter ATP-binding protein, giving the protein MPDEPLELGEISLPDWHAHSDKMAEVGFLAIARRLPSLIAQAMRMAWQASPRDTVATISLNLLGGVFTAFGLLATTGVLTALFNEGPTPDRVMAALPSLLLVGAAAVVRTVTQAGAGWAEARLTPQIQRASEERLYGLTSRVELVSFDDPEFHDALERARGRGLATADWVVSAAVDVVTAAVGIAAAAGVLGILHPVLLPLLLLAVLPDAWAAVRSARMRYSTMYGLIPARRRKWIIAELLADREPAAEVRSFTMRRFLLRMYDAVATAEQDVMLKLVKRQTITRLAGEAFGGLGTALVYVALGVLLAIAAIPLAVAGTAVLAIRSGQTSLASLMFATNRLYEQGLYFTDFLEFCAEAERRLSAPRPAAAPDGFERITARDVTFTYPGAKEPALREVTIEIKQGEVIAFVGENGSGKTTLAKILSGLYEPDSGTVFWDDTDLRQVDPEQLRRRTAVIAQDHTRWPLTARYNITMGTDMGEPALHAAAAVAGADEVVAGLPHGYRTLLDRRFKDGHELSGGQWQRIAVARGFHRDADLLICDEPTAALDARAEHALFERIRSHADGRTVLLITHRLASVRYADRIYVLDHGKVVEQGDHETLMSVDGLYADLYTLQASAYR; this is encoded by the coding sequence ATGCCCGACGAGCCCCTGGAACTCGGCGAAATCTCTCTCCCCGACTGGCACGCCCACAGCGACAAGATGGCGGAGGTCGGCTTCCTGGCCATCGCCAGGCGGTTGCCCTCGCTCATCGCCCAGGCAATGCGCATGGCCTGGCAAGCCAGCCCGCGCGACACCGTGGCAACGATCTCGCTCAACCTCCTCGGCGGGGTGTTCACGGCGTTCGGCCTGCTGGCCACGACCGGCGTGCTCACCGCGCTCTTCAATGAAGGCCCGACGCCCGACCGCGTGATGGCGGCGCTGCCCAGCCTGCTGCTGGTGGGCGCGGCAGCGGTCGTGCGCACGGTGACGCAGGCAGGCGCCGGCTGGGCCGAGGCGCGCCTCACGCCCCAGATCCAACGGGCCTCGGAAGAGCGGCTCTACGGCCTGACCAGCCGGGTGGAGCTCGTGTCCTTCGACGACCCGGAGTTCCACGACGCCCTGGAACGCGCCAGAGGCCGGGGCCTGGCCACGGCCGACTGGGTGGTGTCCGCGGCGGTGGACGTGGTCACGGCCGCGGTCGGCATCGCCGCGGCGGCCGGCGTGCTGGGCATCCTCCACCCGGTGCTGCTCCCGCTGCTCCTGCTGGCGGTGCTGCCGGACGCGTGGGCCGCGGTCCGCAGCGCACGCATGCGCTACTCCACGATGTACGGCCTCATCCCGGCCCGCCGCCGCAAGTGGATCATCGCCGAGCTCCTGGCCGACCGCGAGCCCGCCGCCGAGGTCCGCTCGTTCACCATGCGCCGTTTCCTGCTGCGCATGTACGACGCCGTGGCCACGGCAGAGCAGGACGTGATGCTCAAGCTGGTCAAGCGGCAGACGATCACCAGGCTCGCCGGCGAGGCGTTCGGCGGCCTCGGCACCGCCCTGGTCTACGTCGCGCTCGGTGTGCTCCTGGCGATCGCCGCGATCCCGCTGGCCGTGGCCGGCACGGCGGTCCTGGCCATCAGGTCGGGGCAGACCTCGCTCGCCAGCCTGATGTTCGCCACCAACCGTCTCTACGAGCAGGGGCTCTACTTCACCGACTTCCTGGAGTTCTGCGCCGAGGCGGAGCGCCGCCTGAGCGCCCCGCGCCCGGCCGCGGCCCCGGACGGCTTCGAGCGCATCACCGCCAGAGACGTGACGTTCACCTACCCCGGCGCGAAGGAGCCGGCCCTGCGCGAGGTGACCATCGAGATCAAGCAGGGCGAAGTGATCGCCTTCGTCGGCGAGAACGGCTCAGGCAAGACCACCCTCGCCAAGATCCTCTCAGGCCTCTACGAGCCGGACTCCGGCACGGTCTTCTGGGACGACACCGACCTCAGACAGGTCGACCCGGAGCAGTTGCGCCGGCGCACGGCCGTGATCGCCCAGGACCACACCCGCTGGCCCCTGACCGCCCGCTACAACATCACGATGGGCACTGACATGGGCGAGCCCGCCCTGCACGCGGCCGCCGCGGTCGCGGGTGCGGACGAGGTCGTCGCCGGACTGCCGCACGGCTACCGCACCCTCCTCGACCGCCGCTTCAAGGACGGGCACGAGCTGTCCGGCGGCCAATGGCAGCGCATCGCCGTGGCCCGCGGCTTCCACCGCGACGCCGACCTGCTCATCTGCGACGAGCCCACCGCCGCACTCGACGCCCGCGCCGAACACGCCCTCTTCGAGCGCATCCGAAGCCATGCCGACGGCCGCACCGTCCTGCTCATCACCCACCGCCTGGCCAGCGTCCGCTACGCCGACCGCATCTACGTCCTCGACCACGGAAAGGTGGTGGAGCAGGGTGACCACGAGACGCTGATGTCGGTCGACGGGCTCTACGCCGACCTCTACACCCTCCAGGCGAGCGCGTACCGATGA
- a CDS encoding alpha/beta fold hydrolase → MTGERNPYEGGQAPIKIKKVRRAGFTEREFDTGTVRINYAVGPDSGPPLVLVPAQTGVWQSYQRVMPALSTRFQVYAVDVRGHGRSTWTPGDYCWRSLGEDMRAFLRGVVGRPAIVAGNSSGGIIALWCAANAPDLVSAVVLEDAPVFSAEMLRFKEHDRYVYEGLVHAAAVLGDLDGRDLADYLRGVTKPEPDGSERKMPEWFLNYLSRRITKFQHKHPGEPVDLRFMPLVARVMFLSLSMFDPDFARAFVDGRMYEGLDHAEALARVRCPVLVMHADWFRDPRRGLVGAMDDQDAARIMELVPHARYLRVHANHVIHFFKPAQYVRALGEFRDTIESIPAAS, encoded by the coding sequence GTGACCGGGGAACGGAATCCGTACGAGGGCGGGCAGGCGCCCATCAAGATCAAGAAGGTGCGGCGGGCGGGTTTCACGGAGCGGGAGTTCGACACCGGCACGGTGCGGATCAACTACGCCGTCGGCCCGGACAGCGGGCCGCCGCTGGTGCTCGTGCCGGCCCAGACCGGCGTCTGGCAGAGCTATCAGCGGGTCATGCCCGCGCTGTCGACCCGGTTCCAGGTGTACGCGGTGGACGTGCGCGGACATGGCAGGTCCACCTGGACGCCGGGCGACTACTGCTGGCGGAGCCTCGGCGAGGACATGCGCGCCTTCCTGCGGGGCGTGGTCGGGCGGCCGGCGATCGTGGCGGGCAACTCCTCGGGCGGAATCATCGCGTTGTGGTGCGCGGCCAACGCCCCCGACCTCGTCTCCGCGGTGGTGCTGGAGGACGCTCCCGTGTTCTCGGCGGAGATGCTCCGGTTCAAGGAGCACGACCGTTACGTCTACGAGGGTTTGGTGCACGCCGCGGCCGTGCTGGGTGACCTGGACGGCCGCGATCTGGCCGACTACCTCAGAGGCGTCACCAAGCCGGAGCCCGACGGGTCCGAGCGCAAGATGCCCGAATGGTTCCTCAACTACCTCTCCCGGCGGATCACGAAATTTCAGCACAAACACCCCGGGGAACCGGTGGATCTCCGCTTCATGCCGCTGGTGGCGCGGGTCATGTTCCTGTCGCTGTCGATGTTCGACCCGGACTTCGCGCGCGCGTTCGTCGACGGCCGCATGTACGAGGGCCTGGACCACGCCGAGGCGCTCGCCCGCGTCCGCTGCCCCGTGCTGGTCATGCACGCCGACTGGTTCCGCGATCCCCGCCGCGGCCTGGTGGGCGCCATGGACGACCAGGACGCCGCCCGGATCATGGAGCTGGTCCCGCACGCCCGCTACCTCCGCGTCCACGCCAACCACGTGATCCACTTCTTCAAACCCGCACAGTACGTCCGGGCGCTCGGCGAGTTCCGTGACACGATCGAGAGCATCCCCGCGGCGAGCTGA
- a CDS encoding GbsR/MarR family transcriptional regulator gives MDEQRGDEELLAWVEQVAAFFARNNGLPLITGRVLGWLMVCDPPEQTAAQIAAAIGASKGSLSTAVRVLEAGGFVRAVTRPAERGVRLRVVDDVWERVARRKLEALGQFSEITAEGLELLRDDPERAGRVRDAHRLFAWLEREIPPLFQRWEEDSS, from the coding sequence ATGGATGAACAGCGTGGGGACGAGGAGCTGCTGGCCTGGGTGGAGCAGGTCGCGGCGTTCTTCGCCAGGAACAACGGGCTGCCGCTGATCACGGGGCGGGTGCTGGGCTGGCTGATGGTGTGCGACCCGCCCGAGCAGACCGCCGCCCAGATCGCGGCGGCGATCGGCGCCAGCAAGGGGTCCCTGAGCACGGCGGTGCGGGTGCTGGAGGCCGGCGGGTTCGTACGTGCGGTGACCCGGCCCGCCGAGCGCGGGGTGCGGTTGCGCGTCGTGGACGACGTGTGGGAGCGGGTCGCGCGGCGCAAGCTGGAGGCCCTGGGCCAGTTCAGCGAGATCACCGCGGAGGGGCTGGAGCTCCTGCGGGATGACCCCGAGCGGGCCGGCCGGGTGCGCGACGCCCACCGGTTGTTCGCCTGGCTGGAACGCGAGATCCCGCCGCTGTTCCAGCGCTGGGAGGAGGATTCGTCGTGA
- a CDS encoding helix-turn-helix domain-containing protein, giving the protein MGAAHQHDDLEINLVTEGGTMLYLFGGTPVEIGPGSVAVFWAAVPHQLVANSATSVHWLHLPFTTFLGWGLPDTLVRRLLSGTPLVSAPSAALPTDPASFAQWAADLATGHRERHRIALLEIEARVRRLALASLGEPVRRYTGGEPALQHVIAMVRHIAEHFRDPLTSADIAGAAHLHPNYAMTQFRKVVRTTMGDYLTQHRLAEARRLLITTDLPINDVASAVGFGSVSRFYSVFTSACGTPPAKFRREYQGVGRHRTPESTCARIVAQA; this is encoded by the coding sequence ATGGGCGCCGCGCATCAGCACGACGACCTGGAGATCAATCTGGTGACCGAGGGTGGCACCATGCTCTACCTGTTTGGTGGCACGCCCGTCGAGATCGGCCCCGGAAGCGTGGCGGTGTTCTGGGCCGCGGTACCGCACCAATTGGTGGCGAACTCGGCGACGTCCGTCCACTGGCTGCATCTGCCGTTCACGACCTTCCTGGGCTGGGGACTGCCCGACACGCTCGTCAGGCGCCTTCTGTCCGGTACGCCCCTGGTCTCCGCGCCGTCGGCCGCCTTGCCAACCGATCCCGCGAGCTTCGCCCAGTGGGCCGCCGACCTCGCCACCGGCCACCGCGAACGTCACCGGATCGCACTGCTTGAGATCGAAGCCAGGGTCCGCCGACTCGCCCTGGCGAGCCTGGGCGAACCAGTGCGCCGGTACACCGGAGGCGAACCGGCGCTACAGCACGTCATCGCCATGGTGCGGCACATCGCCGAACACTTCCGCGACCCATTGACGAGCGCCGACATCGCCGGCGCCGCGCACCTGCACCCCAACTACGCGATGACGCAGTTCCGCAAGGTGGTCCGCACAACCATGGGTGACTACCTCACCCAGCACCGCCTTGCGGAGGCCCGCCGACTGCTGATCACCACTGATCTGCCGATCAACGACGTCGCGTCCGCGGTCGGCTTCGGTTCGGTCAGCCGGTTCTACAGCGTGTTCACCTCTGCCTGTGGCACGCCTCCGGCGAAGTTCCGACGCGAATACCAGGGAGTCGGCCGCCACCGTACGCCAGAGTCCACCTGTGCACGGATCGTGGCCCAAGCATGA
- a CDS encoding Gfo/Idh/MocA family protein — MTFSLGIVGAGQFAGQFAKLWRLHPGVGDIWATDLIADRAARLAADYDLAGTVPSFEALLDSDVDAVAIFTQRWTHGPLTVQALRAGKHVYSAVPMAVTEEEIAAIITAVQETGLIYMMGETSQYNPATVYARNQIAAGGFGRLFYAEGDYVHDMDLGFYDAYRYSGGENWRATASYPPLLYPTHAIGGVLGAWQTYAVSVSAIGVVDDRGDGVFDKSVSQFGNDFSNSTALFEVEGGGCFRTNEFRRVGYPSHLRESRFRFFGTEGSLEQLATVSLWQDKSGVTDITDYLRPKPTLSPDDPSLQHVAPALRDAFTSGSAPVHDRSRLPEEFAHVSNGHEGSHHFLADDFVRAVATGALPAVNAWVAARYTLPGIVAHQSALKDGERLAIPDFGNAPVVASNSSAKRTHEPTRCPSSDH; from the coding sequence ATGACCTTCTCTTTGGGCATCGTCGGCGCCGGACAGTTCGCCGGGCAGTTCGCCAAGCTGTGGCGGCTCCACCCGGGCGTCGGCGACATCTGGGCCACCGACCTGATCGCGGACCGGGCCGCCCGGCTGGCCGCCGACTATGACCTTGCCGGCACCGTGCCGTCCTTCGAGGCCCTGCTCGACTCTGACGTCGACGCGGTCGCCATCTTCACCCAGCGCTGGACCCACGGGCCACTGACCGTCCAGGCGCTGCGGGCCGGTAAGCATGTGTATTCGGCAGTGCCCATGGCGGTGACCGAGGAGGAGATCGCAGCCATCATCACGGCCGTCCAAGAGACTGGGCTGATCTACATGATGGGCGAGACCAGCCAGTACAACCCGGCCACCGTGTACGCCCGCAATCAAATCGCCGCCGGCGGCTTCGGACGGCTGTTCTACGCAGAAGGCGACTACGTGCACGACATGGACCTCGGCTTCTACGACGCCTACCGGTACAGCGGCGGCGAGAACTGGCGGGCGACCGCCAGCTACCCGCCGCTGCTCTACCCCACCCATGCGATCGGCGGTGTGCTCGGCGCCTGGCAGACGTACGCAGTCAGCGTGTCGGCAATCGGGGTCGTCGACGATCGCGGGGATGGAGTGTTCGACAAGTCGGTCAGCCAGTTCGGCAACGACTTCTCCAACTCCACTGCGCTGTTCGAGGTCGAAGGCGGAGGATGCTTCCGGACGAACGAGTTCCGGCGAGTCGGCTACCCTTCGCACCTCCGCGAGTCGCGGTTCCGGTTCTTCGGGACGGAGGGGAGTCTGGAGCAGCTGGCCACAGTGAGCCTGTGGCAGGACAAGAGCGGTGTCACCGACATCACCGACTACCTGCGGCCCAAGCCCACCCTGTCGCCTGACGATCCCTCGCTCCAGCACGTTGCGCCCGCCCTCAGAGACGCCTTCACCTCGGGCTCAGCGCCGGTGCACGACCGCTCCCGGCTGCCTGAAGAGTTCGCCCATGTCTCCAACGGCCACGAGGGCAGTCACCACTTCCTCGCCGACGACTTCGTGCGGGCGGTCGCCACCGGCGCCCTGCCTGCAGTCAACGCCTGGGTCGCGGCGCGCTACACGTTGCCCGGCATCGTCGCGCACCAGTCCGCCCTCAAGGATGGCGAGCGGCTGGCGATACCGGACTTCGGAAACGCCCCCGTGGTGGCGTCGAATTCGAGCGCGAAGCGGACGCACGAGCCCACGAGGTGTCCCAGCAGCGACCACTAA
- a CDS encoding glycoside hydrolase family 3 N-terminal domain-containing protein yields the protein MVNATIKQWATRLAAVALLAAIGPPVLPASASAALPYQDPSLPVSDRVADLMGRMSLDEKLGQMTQAERGSVSAADMTTYRLGSVLSGGGSAPSPNTPASWADMYDRFQNAALATPLGIPILYGVDAVHGHNNVVGATIFPHNIGLGATRDPALVQRIGRAVAEEVSGTGVDWNFAPCLCVARNDRWGRTYESFGETPELPSSMATIINGLQGSALNGPASVLATAKHYLGDGGTTGGVDQGDAQLSEADLRAVHLPPFRAAVERGVGSVMISYSSWNGAKLHGHQYLITTVLKGELGFSGFVVSDWNGIDQIDGASGTSALDVRTAVNAGIDMVMAPTGWRQFIDLLRAEVQAGRVANARVDDAVRRILTKKFELGLFEKPLTDRSYTATVGSSAHRALAREAVAKSQVVLKNSGNVLPLAQGGKIFVAGKSADDIGNQSGGWTVSWQGSSGAITPGTTILQGIRNAAGSGTTVTYSRDGSGIDGSYRVAIAVVGETPYAEGAGDRPGGLGLDATDLNTIATLRAAGVPVVVVLVSGRPLDIAAQVPNWNALVAAWLPGTEGQGVADVLFGAVPPTGKLPMTWMSSASQQPINAGDGKTPLFAQGFGLTYEASEDDTSPPTAPGTPVASDVTSSSVRLSWAASSDEVGVTGYDVVRVQSSGETAVTTSSTTSATVTGLAANTSYTFAVYAKDAAGNRSPRSGTVTVTTQAGGGTGSCTATATVQSQWSTGYVIQVTVTNTGTTPLNGWTVRFTMPSGHQITGGWNASMSVSGQNATAHNAGHNGALGPGADTSFGFQGSRPAGDDRLPSGYTCS from the coding sequence ATGGTGAACGCGACGATCAAGCAGTGGGCGACCCGGCTGGCGGCGGTGGCGCTGCTCGCGGCGATCGGGCCGCCCGTCCTCCCTGCGTCCGCGTCCGCGGCGCTGCCGTACCAGGATCCGAGCCTGCCCGTGTCCGACCGGGTGGCCGACCTGATGGGGCGGATGTCGCTGGACGAGAAGCTTGGGCAGATGACCCAGGCCGAGCGGGGCTCGGTCAGCGCCGCCGACATGACGACGTACCGGCTCGGCTCGGTGTTGTCGGGCGGCGGCTCCGCGCCGTCCCCGAACACGCCCGCTTCCTGGGCGGACATGTACGACAGATTCCAGAACGCGGCCCTGGCCACCCCGCTCGGCATCCCCATCCTGTACGGCGTCGACGCCGTACACGGCCACAACAACGTCGTCGGTGCCACGATCTTCCCGCACAACATCGGCCTGGGCGCCACCAGGGACCCGGCGCTCGTGCAGCGGATCGGCCGGGCCGTGGCCGAGGAGGTCTCCGGCACCGGCGTCGACTGGAACTTCGCGCCCTGCCTGTGCGTGGCCCGCAACGATCGGTGGGGCCGCACCTACGAGTCCTTCGGCGAGACGCCGGAGCTGCCGTCCTCCATGGCCACGATCATCAACGGCCTTCAGGGGAGCGCGCTGAACGGCCCGGCCTCCGTGCTCGCCACCGCCAAGCACTACCTCGGCGACGGCGGCACCACAGGCGGCGTCGACCAGGGCGACGCCCAGCTGTCCGAGGCCGACCTGCGGGCGGTCCACCTGCCGCCGTTCCGTGCCGCGGTCGAGCGCGGCGTCGGCTCCGTGATGATCTCCTACAGCAGCTGGAACGGCGCCAAACTGCACGGCCACCAGTACCTGATCACCACCGTGCTCAAGGGCGAGCTCGGTTTCTCCGGCTTCGTGGTCTCCGACTGGAACGGCATCGACCAGATCGACGGCGCCTCCGGGACCTCCGCGCTCGACGTGCGCACGGCCGTGAACGCCGGTATCGACATGGTGATGGCGCCGACGGGCTGGCGGCAGTTCATCGATCTGCTGCGGGCCGAGGTGCAGGCCGGGCGGGTGGCGAACGCCCGGGTGGACGACGCGGTCCGGCGCATCCTGACGAAGAAGTTCGAGCTGGGCCTGTTCGAGAAGCCGCTGACGGACCGGTCCTACACCGCGACCGTGGGCAGCTCGGCGCACCGGGCGCTGGCCCGCGAGGCGGTCGCCAAGTCCCAGGTCGTGCTGAAGAACAGCGGGAACGTGTTGCCGCTGGCTCAGGGTGGCAAGATCTTCGTGGCCGGCAAGAGCGCGGACGACATCGGCAACCAGAGCGGCGGCTGGACGGTCTCCTGGCAGGGCTCGTCCGGCGCCATCACGCCGGGCACCACGATCCTGCAGGGCATCAGGAACGCCGCCGGCTCGGGCACGACCGTCACCTACAGCCGCGACGGCAGCGGCATCGACGGCTCGTACCGGGTGGCGATCGCGGTGGTCGGCGAGACCCCGTACGCCGAGGGTGCGGGCGACCGGCCCGGCGGGCTCGGCCTCGACGCCACGGACCTGAACACCATCGCCACCCTGCGCGCCGCCGGGGTGCCCGTCGTGGTCGTGCTCGTCTCTGGCCGTCCCCTCGACATCGCCGCCCAGGTGCCGAACTGGAACGCGCTGGTGGCCGCCTGGCTGCCGGGCACCGAGGGCCAGGGCGTCGCCGACGTGCTGTTCGGCGCCGTGCCGCCCACCGGCAAGCTGCCCATGACGTGGATGAGCAGCGCCTCCCAGCAGCCCATCAACGCGGGCGATGGCAAGACACCGCTGTTCGCGCAGGGCTTCGGGCTGACGTACGAGGCGTCGGAGGACGACACCAGCCCGCCCACCGCGCCCGGCACTCCCGTCGCATCGGACGTCACCTCGTCGTCGGTGCGGCTGTCGTGGGCGGCCTCGTCCGACGAGGTGGGGGTGACCGGCTACGACGTCGTACGCGTGCAGTCGTCGGGGGAGACGGCGGTCACCACGTCCTCGACCACCTCGGCCACGGTCACCGGCCTGGCCGCGAACACGTCGTACACCTTCGCCGTCTACGCCAAGGACGCCGCGGGCAACCGCTCCCCACGCTCCGGCACCGTCACCGTGACCACACAGGCGGGTGGCGGGACCGGGAGCTGCACGGCCACGGCGACCGTACAGAGCCAGTGGAGCACCGGCTACGTGATCCAGGTGACCGTGACCAACACCGGCACGACCCCGCTGAACGGGTGGACCGTCAGGTTCACCATGCCATCCGGGCACCAGATCACCGGGGGGTGGAACGCGTCGATGTCCGTGAGCGGGCAGAATGCCACGGCGCATAATGCGGGGCACAACGGGGCGCTCGGGCCGGGGGCCGACACGTCATTCGGCTTCCAGGGCAGCCGCCCAGCCGGCGACGACCGCCTCCCATCCGGCTACACCTGCTCCTGA
- a CDS encoding pectate lyase family protein, with product MLSASQRLSQWAAVLVAAAALVVPSNATAAADGPTGFAAVNALGQNGTTGGAGGRTVTATNAEQFLEYIDSLEPLIIRVSGTISITSKQGVRPNKTIVGVGTSGHITGGGLDFYRSYNVIVRNLRFTNAEDDAVNVGQNSHHIWIDHNTFSGAVDGSVDIVRGADYVTVSWNHFDHSDKSMLIGHSDGAAGTDVGHLKVSIHHNFFDHSRQRHPRIRFGEPVHIYNNYFLSNELYGVASTMNAGAVVEGNYFENVPHPLYSRSGYADSDPGRAVQRNNIFVNSGAPEANGTVVEPGTYYGYTVDPPQNVPSAVRAGAGVGKISVA from the coding sequence ATGCTCTCAGCATCGCAACGGCTCTCGCAGTGGGCGGCGGTCCTCGTCGCCGCGGCCGCACTCGTCGTCCCCTCGAACGCCACCGCGGCCGCCGACGGGCCCACCGGGTTCGCGGCCGTCAACGCGCTCGGCCAGAACGGCACCACCGGCGGAGCAGGAGGCCGCACGGTGACCGCGACCAACGCCGAGCAGTTCCTGGAGTACATCGACAGCCTTGAACCCCTGATCATCCGGGTGTCCGGGACGATCTCGATCACCAGCAAACAAGGGGTGCGACCCAACAAGACCATCGTCGGCGTCGGCACGTCGGGGCACATCACAGGTGGCGGCCTGGACTTCTACCGGTCGTACAACGTGATCGTGCGCAACCTCCGATTCACCAACGCCGAGGACGACGCCGTCAACGTCGGCCAGAACTCCCACCACATCTGGATCGACCACAACACGTTCTCAGGCGCGGTGGACGGCTCGGTGGACATCGTGCGGGGCGCGGACTACGTCACCGTCTCGTGGAATCACTTCGACCACTCCGACAAGTCCATGCTGATCGGCCACTCCGACGGCGCCGCCGGCACGGACGTCGGCCACCTCAAGGTGAGCATCCACCACAACTTCTTCGACCACAGCCGCCAGCGCCACCCGCGGATCAGGTTCGGCGAGCCGGTGCACATCTACAACAATTACTTCCTGAGCAACGAGCTCTACGGGGTGGCCTCCACGATGAACGCCGGTGCGGTCGTCGAGGGCAATTACTTCGAGAATGTGCCGCACCCGCTCTACTCCCGCAGCGGTTACGCCGACAGTGACCCCGGCCGGGCCGTGCAGCGCAACAACATCTTCGTGAACTCCGGCGCCCCCGAGGCCAACGGGACCGTCGTCGAGCCCGGCACCTACTACGGCTACACGGTCGATCCACCGCAGAACGTCCCGTCGGCGGTGCGCGCGGGTGCGGGCGTCGGCAAGATCAGCGTCGCCTAG